The DNA region CCCGAACGCATGGCCGCTTCGGCAACCGCAGGCGTCTCCCACTCCAGCACGCGGGGATCAAGGGGCTTTGGAATAACGTAATCCAGGCCAAAGGACATTTCCTTCACGCTGTAGGCATCGCAAATTTCACTCGGCACCGGCTCCTTGGCCAGATCGGCCAGGGCCCTGGCGGCAGCCACCTTCATCTCCTCATTGATTTCAGTGGCCTGTACGTCGAGCGCACCGCGGAAGATGTACGGGAATCCGGAGACGTTGTTGACCTGGTTGGGGAAATCCGTGCGGCCGGTGCCCATGATGCACTCGGGGTTGGCGCCCTTGGCGTCGGCGTAGCTGATCTCCGGGTCCGGGTTGGCCATGGCGAAGATGATGGGGTTGTGCGCCATGCTGCGCACCATGTCCTGCGTCACGAGATCCTTTCTCGATAATCCCAGGAATACGTCCGCGCCTTTCATGCACTCCGCCAGGCTGGCTTCCTTGTTCTGGGCAAAGAGGACCTTGTACGGGTTCAGCCCGCCCCTGCCCTGGTAAATCAACCCCTTGGAATCGAACATATAAATATTCTCATTGGCGATTCCCAGAGAGACGTAGAACTTGGCGCAGGCGATGCCTGCCGCGCCGGCGCCGACAATCACCACCTTCATATTTTCCATTTTCTTGCCGGAAATCTCGGCGGCGTTCAGCAACCCTGCTCCGGATATGACGGCCGTGCCATGCTGGTCGTCGTGGAACACCGGGATGTTCATCTCGTCCTTGAGGACCTCCTCGATGTAAAAACATCCAGGCGCCTTTATGTCCTCCAGGTTGATGCCCCCGAACGTCGGCTCCAGGGCCTTGACCACGTCGATAAGCTGATCCGCATTGCGCACGTCCAGGTTGAGGTCGAAGACGTCGATGTCGGCAAAGTTCTTGAACAGCACGCCCTTGCCTTCCATCACCGGCTTGCCGGCCAGGGGTCCGATATTGCCCAGTCCCAGCACGGCCGAGCCGTCGGAGACCACGGCGACCAGGTTCGCCCTGCCGGTATAGAGCGCCGCTGCGGAAGGATCTTCGACAATGGCGTTGCACGCCTCGGCCACCCCTGGCGAGTAGGCCATGGACAGCTCTTTCTGGTTGCCGCACGGTTTGGTGGGGACCACTTCGATAATTCCCGGACGGGGGCTACGGCGATACTGCAGCGCTTCTTCTCGGGTATACAAGGCCATTTGGATTCCTCCTGTCGTTGTAAATGTGCTGGCACAGAGCGCGCCGTATCACGCCGCCACGCATGAACAGAGCGGAGCAACCCGGCGTTTTTCTTCTTTATTCGTTGGTTAAGCGTGCTAACGGCCAGAGAGCCGCTGCGCTGGTTGCCCGTTGGAACGACCAGGGAAACCAGAAAACAAGGAGGTCGACGTATCCTTCATATCAAGTTGCAATCCGTTGCAGCCGGAAGTGAGCGGCGCACGCTTCGCGTCCAGCCCTGCCCGGCTGGAGGGCGACCGCGATGCCGCGAATCTCACTCCGTGCCGAAATCAGTCCGAGCCATCCATGCGTTCCGCCCTGAACAGCGCCAACCGATCGAAAAGGCGCTTGTCGCGCGTCCGGCGCAACGCATCTGCGGCGTCGTCACCGTAGTCGTAGAATCCAGCGCCGCTCTTCAGGCCCAACTTGCCGTCCTGGACCATTTTTTCCAGCAAGGGCGGCGGGGCGAACTGTCCTCGCCCCAGCATTTCGTGCAGGTATTTGAAGATAGAGAGATACACATCGATGCCTGCCTGATCCGCAATTTCAAAGGGACCAAAAGCGCTCAGCCTGAAGCCGAAGGATGAGGTCACGATGCGGTCCACTTCCTCAGGCGTCGCCAGCCCCTCTTCCACGATGGCCAGGGCTTCGGCCGCCATGGCGAACTGGATGCGGTTGGCCACGAACCCCGGGGAGTTGGCACACGCGGTCGGATACTTGCGTACGGCCTCGGCAATGACTTTGGCCGTCTCCACGGTTTCCGCGCTGGTCGCGCCGGCCGGGATGACCTCGATGCAGGGCGTGATCTGCGGGGGGTGGAACCAGTGCATGCCGATGACCCGCTCCGGGTGCTGCGTCACATCACAGAGCTTGGCGATGTCAAAAGAGGATGTGTTGCTGGTCAGAACCACATCCGGCCTGGTCAGGGCGCCGAGACGGTGGAACAGCTCGCGTTTGACCTGAAGATCCTCGAACACGGCTTCGAACACGAAGTCCGCCCAGGCGGCTGACGCCTCCAGGTCATCATGAAACTCCATGCGCCCAAAAGAGGCTTCGGCCAGCTCGGCGTCGATGCGCCCTTCTCTGACCATGCCTTCCAGATGCTCTTTGACAAGCACCTTGGCCTTGTCCAGAACTCCGGGAAACTGATCCACAATGCGCACGTTGAAGCCGGCCATGGCGACGCACTGCGCAATGCCGTGGCCCATGGTGCCAGCACCGACAACCATAATCTTCCATGACGTATCCATTATATCTCCTCGTACCGCGCGTGATTAGCCAACGCCCATCAAGCGTTGCTGCAGAGCCTCATCCTTGGCCAGGACATCGGGCGAGCCGGAAAAGATCACTTCGCCCATTTCCATGACGTAACAATGGTCCAGATACGGCAGCAGCTTTGCCGAGAACTGCTCGACCACGACGGCGGTCAGCTTGAAGTCCTTCCGGATCTCGAGAATCATATCCAGCATGTCCTTCGCGATGTTCGGGGCCAGCCCTTCCGTGGGCTCGTCCAGCAGCACCAGGTCGGGGTTGCCCATCATGGTGCGGGCCACGGTGAGCATCTGCTGCTCGCCACCGCTCATCTGGGCGCCCAGTTTCTTGCGCAGGATATGCAGCTTGGGAAAGTACTTGTATGCTTCATCGAGCCCGAAGAGCTTGTCCTTATTCGGGGTATGCCTGGCTGATTTGATGCCCAGCCTGAGATTGCGACGCACAGTAAGGTTGGGAAAGATCTTGCGGTCTTCGGGAACCCATCCCAATCCGAGATTCGCGATCTTATGCGGTGGCAAGCCCACGATATTCTGCTTCTTGAAGACAATTTCACCAGTGACACGCGGCGGCGTCAGTCCCATGAACGCCCGGAACAGACTGGATTTGCCGGAGCCGTTGCGGCCAAAGAGCCCTACGAACTGCCCTTCGACAATATCGATATCGATATCGAAGATGACATGCGCGCCGCCATAGTACACGTTGAGATTTTTCGCTTGCAGCATCATTGCACCTCGTGCCCCAGATAAGCGGCCTGGACTTCATTATTATTTGCAATTTCCTTGGGCGTGCCCGTAGCCAGGATGGTCCCGTGGTGGAGTACGATGATCTCGTCGGAAATGCCGAATACGAGGTCCATGTCATGCTCAACGATGATTATCTTCGTGGTTTTGTTCAGCTCCTTGATCAGATCGGTGATGCGCAACCGCTCGGCCTTGGACAAGCCGGCCATGGGTTCGTCGAGTAGCAGGGTCTGCGGCTCCGAGGTGATGGCTACCGCCAGATCCAGAATCTTGCGGTCGCCATGGGGAATATAGGCGGCGCCGTTGTTGGCCTTATCCGCAATATTCACACGCTCCAGGATTTCCATGGCCTTCTCCTGGACCTGCTTGTTTTTCTTGAAGCTTCTGAAGGGGTGTCTCATCTGCCCCAGGCGGTGCTGCACGCCGATGCACACGTTTTCCAGCACCGTCATTTCTTCAAACAGGCTGACCACCTGGAATGAACGGGCTATGCCCTGCCCCACCACTTGGTACGGCTTGAGGCCGGTGATGTCCTTGCCCCTGTAGTGGATGGAGCCCGAGTCCGGTTTCAGCAACCCTGTCAGTAGGTTAAAGAACGTGGTCTTCCCTGCGCCGTTGGGCCCGATGATTGACAGGATGCCTGTCTCGTCGATGTCGCAGCTCACGTCGTTGGTGGCTACGAACGCCCCGAACCGCTTGACAAGATTACGTATCTCAAGAAAAGCCATAGTAATGTTCCTTATTAAGGTCTTATGGCGGAAGGCGCATGGAAATTGCGCTAATTTGTCTGCTCCACCTGCTCCTCTGCACCGCCGCCTTGCTTGGCAGGTGTGGGCAGCAAACCTTTCTTGCTCTTTTTGCCGCGGGAGCGGTTTATAATGATGCCCATCAGCCCCGTGGGGAAAAGACTCAGCACCACGACGAACAGCAGCCCGTAGATCAGCGCCCAGTGGTCCCAGAGCGCACTGAGAAGCTCTTTAAAAAGAATGAAGATGATGGAACCGACGATCGGGCCGTAGAAGCTGACTGTGCCGCCGCCAAGCAGCGTGGCCATGACCACGTCGCCTGACTTGCTCCAGTCGAGGATGTCGGCAAAGGCCGACTGGGTCAGCATGCAGTACATGCCGCCGGCCAACCCGGCAAAGGCGCTGGAAATGGTGAAGACGGCGAACTTGTACTTCCCTGTGTTGTATCCCAGGTACTGCGCGCGGATGTAATTCTGGCGCACCGCCTGCAGCGACATGCCGAAGCAGGATTTCGCCAGGGTCCGGATCAATATCGCGCACAGCAGGAACACCACGAAGCAGAAGTAGTAGTAGGTATGCGGGTCCTTCATGTTCAGGCCCAGAATGCTCACGCGGTCAATGCCGGAAAGCCCGGCTTCGCCGCCGGTCACGGCATCCCACCGCCAGCAGATGCCGAACACCACCTGGGTGAAGACAACGGTCAGCATGGCGAAATACACGCCCCGTTTTTCGCGGATCATCCAGCCCAGCATGGCGCCGAACAACGCCCCGATGGCGATCGCGGTGATCAGCGGCAGAAAGAAGGAGTCCTCACCGTAGAACCTCAGAAAACTGATGGCCGCCGCATAGGAGCCAAGACCGTAGAACGCGCCGTGGCCGAAGGAGGGCAAGCCTGTCTGTCCCAGGCAGAGGTTGAAGCTCAGGGTAAAGATGAACCACAGTAGCAGTTCTGTTCCCAGGGAAACGAAGTTCCCCAGATACGGCAGAAACGGATAACAAAGAAAGACGAGAAAAATCCAAAAGAGAGGATCCTTGCGTACTTTGTCCATGACATTCTCCATGCACCTGGCGAGCTTGTGTCTGTGCGCTTCACGATTGCAGAATCAGCACCGCTGTCGCCTTACTCGATGATGTTCTGCTGCCCCATGAGCCCGCGAGGCCAGAAGTAAACGATGACGCCCATCAGCAGGTAAGGAATGATGTCTACGTAGCGCGGCACGACAAGTGTGCCGAGGGAGATGGACAAGCCCACAAGCAGCCCGCCGATAAGCGTACCGGGGATGCTGCCCAGGCCGCCCATGAGCACGATGAGGAAGGACGGCATGAGGATGGCATTGCCCATGCCCGATTTCACGCTCCAGATAGGCGCTGCCAGGATGCCGGCGAGACCCGCCGCAGCCGAGCCCAGAACCATCACGTACAACCGAAGCTTGTAGAGGTTGTGACCCAACGCACCGACCATCTCGCTGTTGAACATGCCGGCTTTGACCACGGCGCCGAAGTTGCTTTTTTCCGTGAGAATCCAGGTTCCGCCGATCATCAGGATGGCGACGCCTGCGATGAACAGCCGGTAGTAGGAGTAGACAAAGTCGCCGATGATCAGGAGGCCGCTTGCAAAGCTCGGCGGATCGACGTTGTGCGCGGCAGGACCGAAGATCATGCGGATGAGCTCTTCCATGGCGATGGCGAAGCCCAGTGTGATGAGGAGTCCGAAAAGGGGGTCTTGTCCGTAGACCCTGCGGATAATCACCCGCTCAACAAGATAGCCGATGCCGGCTACAAAGATCGGCGCCAGGACCATGGCCGGCAGATAGCCGATGGATTGGTACATGGCCCAGAAAAAGTAGGCGCCGAAAGTGAAGATGATACCGTGGCTGAAGTTGATCACTCCCGAGACACCCAGCACCAAGCTGAATCCCAGGGCAACGGCGGTGTAGACCAGTCCGAGGACCACGCCGTTCAGAATAAGCGACAAGATAAGCATGCAGGCCTCCCTCAGAGGGGCCCGGCCGCCCTTGCAGCGGCCGGGCCGTCATTGCGAGTTATTTCTGGGCGCCACAACTTACGTCGACAGGATTTTCCTCCTCGGTCATGTCATATTCAGATGCGTGGTAGGCCTTCTGCACATCCCAAATATTGAGACCCTTGCCTTCAGGATTGGCCTTCACGATGTCCACGGTGCTGAGCACCTGATGCGTCTTGGGGGAAACGTAGCTGGGTTGAGCACGCAGGTTGTTGGTAATCTCAAGACCCTCCATTGCGCAAATCAGCTTTTCCACATCATCAAGACTGCCGGCTTTATTCGCTGCCTCGTTAATCATCATGATTGCGATGTAGCCGTTGTAATTCCCGTTATCCATGACAGGCGCGGCTGCGTCAGGGAACATCTTCTCGAACTTCTTGGATGCGGCTTCCATCTTGGGATTCTCGTTCCAGGACACTTCCACGGCGGCATACGCCTGACGCTCATCCGGATCGAGTGGATACATGTCCACATATTCCATGAGCGTATACACCACCTTCATCTTGTCATAGATCTTATACTCGGCGAGTTGCTTCAGCAGCGCCACGTTGTCGAAGCCGGCACAGGTGATCATCAATACTTCGGCGCCGGAGTTGCGGATCTGCAAAAGCTGGGAGCTGAAATCACGAGTTCCCAGAGGCACTTTGACCTCGCCCACTTCGGTGGCACCGGTTTTTTCCATCACGTCGCGAGCCCAGCGGGTTCCGGAGTGGCCCCAGGAGTAATCGTGGGTCAGGTAGAACCACTTTTTGCCCAGATTGTTCGTGGCGTAGGTTGCAGCGGCCCGGCCCAAGGCGGCCATGCTGGCGCCCACGCGGAATTGATAGTGGTTGGCTTTGGCTGAAGTCAGCTCATCGGAGTTGCCGTTGGTGCAGACGTACAGCACCTTGCGCTCTTCAGCCACGGCGCCGACGGCCATGCCGACCGAGGAGCTCACGCCGCCCACGAGGACCTTGACCTGGTCCTTTTCGATAAGGCTGCGGGCGCGTCTTGCCGCGGCATCAGGGTTGCTTTCGGAATCAAGCACTTCCAGCTCCACGGTCCTGCCAAGAATCTTGCCTCCCAGATCCTTGAGCGCCATTTCCATGCCTGCACGCTCCAGGGCGCCATGGTCGCCGTAGTTACCCGAGACCGGGCTCACCACGCCGATTTTAAACGGCTCTTCAGCCATTGCCTGGGGTGCGACTAACAGTACGCCAAGCAACATCAGACCGACGATCCAAATGCGTTTCATGGAGCTACCTCGTTTTTGTTGAGGGTTAGTGTTCCAAAGTCTCCGACAAACAATTCCCCTTCTTGTTCGGGTTAATGCGCTGTCCATCCGCCATCGACGTACAGCACGGTTCCTGTGACCATGTCCGAGGCCCGGGACGCCAGGAATACCGCGGCTCCGACAAGGTCATCGGTTGTGGCCATTCTTGAAAACAGGATGTTCTCGTCCACGTAGGCCTTGAACTCAGGCTCTTCGAACATCGCCTGCGTCAAGGGCGTCAGCAGAAAGGTGGGGGCGAGGGAGTTGACGTTGATGTTGTGTTTGGCCCACTCCACCGCAAGCACGCGGGTCATCTGGTCCATGGCCCCCTTGCTGGAACAGTAGGCGCTGCGACGAATGAGCCCTACGCTTCCTGCTTGCGACGAGATGTTGATGATCTTGCCGCCCTGCTGGGCAATCATGATCCGCCCCACAGCCTGGCAGCAGAAGAAGCTGCCCTTGAGGTTGATGTCGAGCACCTTGTCCCAGGCCTCTTCGGTCACTTCTTCCGCGATCTGAGGAATGTTGATCCCCGCGCTGTTGACGAGGATGTCGATGCGGCCATACGCCTCGTTCACCTCGGAGACGCATGCGTTGATGGACGCCGTGTCGGTAACGTCCAGCCTGCTGGACAAGGCCCGCCCCCCCCAGGTGGAGGCGATATCCTCGGCAGCGCGTTCCACCGCTTCGGCCTGGATGTCGCACAAGGCCACATCCGCGCCGTAGCGGGCCAGAGTTTGTGCGACTGCGAGACCAATGCCCCCTGCAGCGCCCGTGACCATGGCCACCTTGCCGTCAAGATCGAACTCATAGCCGCGCGGTTTGTCGTTCTGCGCCATGTTGCCCGTGGACCCCATCGCTTACCTCCATTATTGTATTTTCATATGCTCCGTCGGCGCCGCACACCCTACGCAGTGATCACAGGCAAGGTCGAGCCGCCCATGGGCATCACAAGAATGCGTGCATCTTCGCCACATTGCGCCACGGCTTCCTGCAAAGCTCCTTCGATGCTGTCCATGGGTTCGAAAAACAAGCTCCTGGCAACGTCCTCGTCCATATCGCTCACGACAAACACCCGCGCCTTGCGCAAGGCCAGGGCTATGGCTGCTGCCTTGTGGCCGCCAAGCTCAAATTTCCTTGCGATATCTTCAATGATTTTTTCGGGAGAGACGGCGTTGCATATCCAGCGCTCGAAAGTTGCCGAGCCGTAATGCTCGGGGCAGGACGCCACCAGGATGATGCATCCGCCCTCGCGCACGGCGAAGCGCGCGTTGTCCAGGGCTTTTTGCGCCTGGTACATGTTGATGTCTTTGGGGTAGCCGCCGGCGCTGACCACCACGATGTCGGCAGGCCGCTCCAAAGGAAACTTGTACAGAGAGTCGAGGAACGCGCAGCCGGCGCGGTGGGCCTCTACATAATGTCCCGCCACTGCCTTGAGGATTTGCTTGCCCGGGCCGAGCACTACGTTGAAGATGAAATCGATGGGCAAAAAGCCATGCACTTCCTCAATATCCGCACGCACGGGATTGCCTTCGATCTTCCCGGTGACCGCGCCGTCCTCCACCATCATCCGGTGGTTGGCCTGAATGCTGCGGGGCGTGGAGACGCCGGGGAACAACGCTTTGGCCCCTCCGGAGTATCCAGCGAAGTAGTGGTACTCGATGTTGCCCAGGCAGACCCTGATGTCCGCTTCCACCACAGGACGGTGGATCTCCACCGGCGTGCCACGTGAGGTGACGCCCACTTCCACGCAATCGTCCGCATCTGAATCGATGCAACGATACTCGCGCAGGATATCCGGCCCCACCAGGGATTCCATTTCTTCCCAGGTGTGTTTGCGGTGCGACCCTAGGGCGAACACGATGCAGATATCTTCCTTGCGCACTCCGCCTGCCGCCAGCTCATCCAACACCGGGGGCAGCATCTTCCGGGAGGGGCACGGCCGGGTGATATCGCTGGTCACAATGGCGACGGTCTTGCCGGGAGCGACCAGCTCGCGCAGACGCGGCGAGCCGATCGGCTGCTCCAGACTGCGGCGCATCTCCTTTTCCTCGTCGCAATCGCCTTGCGCCACGGCAGGCATCAGCACCGCCATGATGCGCCCATCTTCCAGCGCGAGGGAAAGTTTCTCCTTGCCTTTCGCCAACACCAAGTCCATGTCCCCACCTCCCATGAGCGTTTCCTTGTCGCGCTCCCCCATTGCAGGATCGCGCGCTGGCCGCGGGTTCCTGCCGAGAAGACAAGAACCCGCGGCGTTGCACATGGCTGCTAGTCGAGCCCGAGAACGTCTCTGATCTGCTTCACGCCCGTGCGGAAGCTGCACACCACGGGCTTGCCCATGTCTTTGGTCTTCTCCAGAAGCGACATCATGCTGCCCTGCGCCAGTACGACGGCGTCGTTTTCATCAACAGCCTTCTGGATGGTTTCCATGAGGATTCTGTCGTGCTTGGGCTTGTCGCCTTCTTCCAGCAAGGCTTCGTACGCACCCTTTGCGAAACAGGAGCTCACGGTGACGTCCGCGCCCATTTCCCTGGCCGTGGTTTCCACAAGGCGCGTGGAGGGGGCGACCGTGGAAATGGCAGTGGCGACCACGCCCACCTTGCCGCCGCCCTTGAGCGCCTCCTGGATGGCGATGGCGCCCATGGGCTTGTCCACCTTCACGTAGGGGATGGAGATGAGCTTCGCGGCCACGTCTGCGGCCTCGCCCACCGAGGAGCACTGGTTCAGAATGCATTCGCAGCCTAGAGACTCCAGGAGCACGGCGTACTGGCAGATTCGCTTGACAACTCCGGGCGTGGTGCCCGTGTTGGCCAGCACTTCCTTGAGCAGGCTGTCGTCGATGATGTTGACCATCTCGACCTCGGGCAGCATTTCAGCGAACAGCGCCTTCAGATCTTCAACCGAATACAAGAAGGTGTGGATAACTCCGACTTTACGTTTCGACATGGTCCTATCCTTTACTGTTTTTCGCGTATGCCTTTTCCATTGCGGCCAGCAGCGGCATGGTTTTGCCGGAAAGGTACTGCACCATTGCGCCCCCGGCGGTGCAGACATGTCCTATTTTCGACATGTCGATGAAGGACGCGGCGCAGCTCACGCTGTCCCCGCCACCAATGACCGTGTATCCGGGGGCATTTTGGATGGCTGTGAACAGAGCGCGCGAGCCCCGTTCAAAAAGCGGATTCTCATACACTCCGGGAGGGCCGTTCACGAAAACGGTTCCCGCTTTGACGATTTTTTCCTCGTAGGCGGCTATGGTCTGCTCGCCGATGTCGAGCAGATCGGCGTCCAGGGGCAGGTCTCCCACTGCGATTTCATGCCTGGCGCCGTCTTTCTCGTACGCCACGTCCAGCGGAAGATGGATGTAGTCCCCGTACTTTTCCAACAACTCCAGAGACTGGGGAAGGAATGAGTCGTAGCCACGATCGAGGATATACTTCTCGGCATTGGCGCCCAGGCGCACGCCTTTGGCCTGCATCATCACCAGACCGGTGACGCCGCAGGTCAGAATGGTCTGGGCCGCACTGCGCGACAGCACTTCGCCCATCATTCCATAGGCATCGGAGATGCGGTTGCCGCCCAAGAGATAGACAGCTGGTTGCGCAGGTGTTTCGAGCACATGGGAAAGCGCATCCACTTCCGAGAACAACAGCTCGCCCGCCGCTGCAGGCAGCAGCTCCTGAAAGGCGACCTGGGAAGGGGAGTTGCGGTGCGCCGCCGAGAACGCATCGTTGACATAGGCGTCCGCCAGCGGAGCAAGAGACCTGACAAGATAGCAGTTCAGGTACTCCCCGGGCGAGACCTTGAGCGCGAACTCGAATGCGGAGATTTCCTCCGCCAGATAGCGCAGGTTGCCCAGCAGGACTGCCTGCCCAGGATTCAGGGATTTCACTGCGGCTTGCGCGGCCGGTCCGCAAACGTCGTCAATATAGTCGACCGTGCAGCCCGCGAGCTCGGAAAGGCGCTGCGCATGCTGCGCCATGGGAATCAGGCCCTTGTAGTCCTGGGAATCTCCCTGGTGGGCGATGATTGCGATCTTCGCGCCCTGGCGCAACAGCCACACAAGAGTTCCAACACTCTTGTCGATGCGGTTTGTGTTGCGCAGCTTTCCGGTGTCTGCATCCACCGGGCAATTGATATCCAACCGCAAGATTACGGTTTTGCCCCGGTAGTCGAAATCCACAAAGGAGTGGATGCGCATGTCCTTGCTCACTTCCATTTCCCCAAACCAAGATAATCGTTGGTCTTGCCGACGCCTTCGAGCCTGTCGGTCTGCATCTCCATGGCCGCCCGGACCGCATCCATGGTTTCCGGAATGGTGATGGATTCCTGCGGGATGTTGATGGCGAACATGATGTCTTCGCCGGACTTGACCAGCGTGTCCTTCCACAGGGCGATCTCGTACATATCGCTGCGATAGTTGCCGAGATCGCGCGCGTAGCGGAACAGGGAGGCGTTGCCGAGGAACCCTTCGGCCCTGCTCACGACCCTGATTCTGTCGTGCTTGCGGAACTCCTCTTCAACGGCTTCCAGGGAGACGGACTTCTTGGGGGTCACGCACAGCGTGATGATGTGGCCATGGGTCACGGGGGTATGGACGAGGATGCCCGTGGCATGGATGTGGGGCATGATGTGCATCAGATCCAGGCATTGATGCGACGGCGCTTCGTCCACCATCAGGGCGTTGGTCAGGCCGCGGTGGTAATCGCCAGGGTCGGCCACGCGCCGGATGATGGTGATGGCGACCTTTTCAACGCCGACGCTGCGGTCCATGCTGTCAACGGCGCGGATCAGGCCGGTGGTGTTGCAGGAGGTCAGCTTGAGCCATTTCGCGCCTAGCCCCTTCTCATAGTTGGCGTAGCCATGGAAAAAGACATCTGCGACGCTGTCGGCTTCGCCGCCCTGGAACACGGCTTTCTTGCCGTGCTTTTCATAGGTCGCCTTGTTCTTGGCGCCTATGCCGCCCGGCGCTGCATCCAGAATAATATCACTGGCTTCCACCAGCTCTTCAAAGGACCCGGTAACGGGAATGTCCAGAGCCTCGAAGGCGCTGTTATCCATGCTGCCCGAGAAAAAGGGGTACGGCATGCCGCTTTCCTTCAGGGCGCGCACGGAAAGGGTTGGCCCGACATCGCACACGCCGACAAGTTCCATATCCTCTTGCCGACTGACGCCGTCAGCGAGCCTCTGTCCGATCACGCCGTATCCAACCACACCTACTTTGACCATGAAATCCTCCCGAATTGACAAAGGGTTCGAGAAAAGCCCCGCGTTAATCCCAGGTATGTGCGGAAACGGAGCCGGGCCTCACGCCGTCGGCCATGCGAGGCGGCAACGCCTGATGTAACCGCTTACATTGCAAGCCGCAAAAAAAGCCGGCCACAAAGTCCATCGCAAAACCTGCAAGAAAACAGAGCAGTTCACGGACAA from Oceanidesulfovibrio marinus includes:
- the larA gene encoding nickel-dependent lactate racemase is translated as MDLVLAKGKEKLSLALEDGRIMAVLMPAVAQGDCDEEKEMRRSLEQPIGSPRLRELVAPGKTVAIVTSDITRPCPSRKMLPPVLDELAAGGVRKEDICIVFALGSHRKHTWEEMESLVGPDILREYRCIDSDADDCVEVGVTSRGTPVEIHRPVVEADIRVCLGNIEYHYFAGYSGGAKALFPGVSTPRSIQANHRMMVEDGAVTGKIEGNPVRADIEEVHGFLPIDFIFNVVLGPGKQILKAVAGHYVEAHRAGCAFLDSLYKFPLERPADIVVVSAGGYPKDINMYQAQKALDNARFAVREGGCIILVASCPEHYGSATFERWICNAVSPEKIIEDIARKFELGGHKAAAIALALRKARVFVVSDMDEDVARSLFFEPMDSIEGALQEAVAQCGEDARILVMPMGGSTLPVITA
- a CDS encoding aspartate/glutamate racemase family protein, which translates into the protein MSKRKVGVIHTFLYSVEDLKALFAEMLPEVEMVNIIDDSLLKEVLANTGTTPGVVKRICQYAVLLESLGCECILNQCSSVGEAADVAAKLISIPYVKVDKPMGAIAIQEALKGGGKVGVVATAISTVAPSTRLVETTAREMGADVTVSSCFAKGAYEALLEEGDKPKHDRILMETIQKAVDENDAVVLAQGSMMSLLEKTKDMGKPVVCSFRTGVKQIRDVLGLD
- a CDS encoding phosphoglycerate kinase, whose product is MDFDYRGKTVILRLDINCPVDADTGKLRNTNRIDKSVGTLVWLLRQGAKIAIIAHQGDSQDYKGLIPMAQHAQRLSELAGCTVDYIDDVCGPAAQAAVKSLNPGQAVLLGNLRYLAEEISAFEFALKVSPGEYLNCYLVRSLAPLADAYVNDAFSAAHRNSPSQVAFQELLPAAAGELLFSEVDALSHVLETPAQPAVYLLGGNRISDAYGMMGEVLSRSAAQTILTCGVTGLVMMQAKGVRLGANAEKYILDRGYDSFLPQSLELLEKYGDYIHLPLDVAYEKDGARHEIAVGDLPLDADLLDIGEQTIAAYEEKIVKAGTVFVNGPPGVYENPLFERGSRALFTAIQNAPGYTVIGGGDSVSCAASFIDMSKIGHVCTAGGAMVQYLSGKTMPLLAAMEKAYAKNSKG
- a CDS encoding type II glyceraldehyde-3-phosphate dehydrogenase — encoded protein: MVKVGVVGYGVIGQRLADGVSRQEDMELVGVCDVGPTLSVRALKESGMPYPFFSGSMDNSAFEALDIPVTGSFEELVEASDIILDAAPGGIGAKNKATYEKHGKKAVFQGGEADSVADVFFHGYANYEKGLGAKWLKLTSCNTTGLIRAVDSMDRSVGVEKVAITIIRRVADPGDYHRGLTNALMVDEAPSHQCLDLMHIMPHIHATGILVHTPVTHGHIITLCVTPKKSVSLEAVEEEFRKHDRIRVVSRAEGFLGNASLFRYARDLGNYRSDMYEIALWKDTLVKSGEDIMFAINIPQESITIPETMDAVRAAMEMQTDRLEGVGKTNDYLGLGKWK